DNA sequence from the Nicotiana tomentosiformis chromosome 3, ASM39032v3, whole genome shotgun sequence genome:
CAGAAAGTCTTAGAAGGTTTACGAGAGAATATTTATTTCATCCCCAGGCCCCAGCCAACCATCTCATCTAGCAAATAAAGAGGACGTGGGTTTATCTTAATTTATACAATGCAAGTATACAACAAGTGAAATCCGGTAAAACACTCTTCCAATGGCTATAATGTACAAAATTGTTTCTCGAGCAACAGATGTCCAAGTTCAAAAAGCATCTTAAGAATAATACTACAATATTCAATCATTCAAAAAATAACAAGCCCTGCAGTAAACAATGTTAACTTCCCTATGTCTCGCTTTCAGGTTTCTGGGAAGAAGGGATCGGCGAGGCAGCTTCTTTCAGAGTTTCTGGAGTATAATGCAGTTAAGAATAAACATCAGAAGAACACGCTGAGGGGATAATGCAGTTAAGAATAAATATCAGAAGAACACGCTGAGGGGGACAGAAGGAAATTACTATGCACAAAAATCACTAACCTTGCGACTGGCTTTGGACATTGGAGGGGCTTTGCTGGGGAGAAGATAGCTGCAGCTCAGTGATCTTTGAAACCTCTTCACTTGAATATGCTCCATCTGAGGAAGATGAATTATCTGCTATTTCAGAAACAAAAATACCATATAGTTCCTGTAATGTACTCAAGTAGGCAAcaaaaaagacaaaatgacatTTTATTGATACTCAAAATGGACACAACAATATCTAGTGAAGAAGACAATGACTGAGAGAGagcggaggaggaggaggaagaaagaGAAACTGCAGAGAAAGAGAGATTCAAAAGTTTATCATTTTTTCCATGCCCCATTTCCCTTGTTGCCTGTAGTATTTATAGAACTAGTGAGCCAACTCTTCTAACTGCCTTCAACTGTATAACTAACTTCTAATCCTAACTAACTTGCTTTCCAAACAATTACAGTTCCCAATGGATGAATAAGAAAACAAATTTGGTCGAAAAGCCCTAAATTGTGAATATAATTTCATATCAGCTCTGGGTTGCAGAACAGAACTAGTAGAAATGAACCTTGCTTCTTACCAGAAAATTATATGGTAAAGATAGCAGGTAGGCTGAAAGAGCTGAATGTTTACCCATAGGCAAAGAGACATCGAAGGTAAGAGAAAGTAAAGATGTGCTTAGCAGTTGGATGCAGGCGATTTGTTTCTGTTTTAGTTTTGAGAATCTGTACATACACGTTACTTAGTAATAAAAAATttcaattaccaaaaaaaaaaaaatggtaaaGGATATAAGAATTCAAGCAGAGGATTGCTTATTGTACTAATGAGGCAATAAAAAACCAAACAAAAATATATCACTTTCCGGAAACTCCAGCAGGAACATAGCAAGAGTAACCAGGTTTGTGGACTTCAGCAATTTAAGAGATGGAACATAGCAAAGAGGTGTTTTCTATGTGCACACGTTACTAACCTTGCGACAGGCTTTGGGCATTGATGGGGCTTTGCTCGGGAATAGATGTCTCATTCTGCAGCTGAGGAGTTGCGTTTAGCTGCTCCTCGGTGATCTTCAAGTACTCTTCAGTTGAGTATGCTCTATCTGAGGAAGAAGTATTATCTGCAACTTCAGAAACAATAACACCAGTTAGTTCCTTAAGGATGAGTGGATGACCAAACAAACATTTGGAAGGACAGAATATGTCATAAAAACTCAAGTGATTTTGCACAACACATCTAGTAGAAACGCACCCTGCTTCATACCAGAAAATTAATGGTAAAGGAGAAGAACTCGAGCAGCGGATTGCTTATTGTACTAACGAGAGTGACAAAATATCCAAATAGAAGTGCAGTAACCAGGTATCTGGAATTAGCAACCATGGTTGGCTATAGTAGAAATCTAAAATAATGGAGTTCTAAACTTTATTTTGCATATCTACTTACCTTGTGACACAGTTCGGGATTCAGACTGACTTTCAAGTAAGGATGCAAGGTCTTTCTCAGCTTGTTTTTCAGCCTCAGCGATTCTCAGCAGCCTTTCCATGTCCTCCTCACTTGAGGAAGCTATGCTTGGCGATGGAGAACCATCTGTCATTTTTGTAAGAGTTACATAATGAAATTCCTTCACAGGATATGAAACTATTTAGTCTGTTAACAAAAATGAGCATGGAACACAGATTTGCTTCTTCAATGACATAATAACAAATCTAATAGTTACAGAAGAAGGCTATGGATAATACTAGGTAAAAGAGGTTCAGGATAAGGACCAAAAGTTAGAAGAACTAAACTTAAATCCTGGAAAGGCAATGTGTGAAATGAGCCCTATGTTTCCATGAACTCTTCGTGCATTCCCTTAACGTTTTACACCTGTACAATAAAAAACCCCAACTTCTGTCCATCTCGAAAAAAAAACATTCCGTAAAGAATTTCCTTTTAATCCAAGTGGTTACTTCACAAAGTGGAAATGAATGTAAAAGCAAGATTCACACGACAATCAATATTCTATGGTCAATGTTAAATGTAGGTCCCAATATGAATAAAATAAGAGACCTCTGTCAAGCTGTCAGAGTGTTGAGCTCACAAGTCTCTGATCGGTCATCATCGGTGTGTGTCCAAAAGAACGTGAGATGTTCTCACATAGCTACTCTGACTAGTATAATTAATGATTGCACGCAATGTGTATCATGCCTGAATCTAACTGGGATTCGCGTTGGTGGAGGAATTGGATGGATAGCGCGGTGTAGCTTTCAAAAGTATAACAAGAAAACTCTCAAACGCCAACACTATAAAATACAGTTGGCACAAGATCAGACCACCTCTGCTGACAAATTTTACTAGGGGGAGATGAGGATTGAATCTTGAAACTCTACTGATGAACTCCCAACCCTAACACaacatttttcacacaaaaatgaAGTTCCGAATTACATGCAACACTAAAAGGCACAACTACAGTTAATCTAATCCTATTTCTACCTCACTTGGCAGAATAAAAGATATTATCTTCTAGgacaaattcaaaaatcatgAAACCTTTAATTAAGCAGTAAAGTGAACTCTAGCATAGTGAACAACGCAGAAACATTAACGTGTTTTAAACCTACATTTTAGTGGTAGCTGCCTTTCTTTCCCCATGCAAATTCTAAACTGCAATATTTACCATAGTGCCAATTGAACACCGCTCAATCTAAAGTAAAAACTGTGCACACACCAAAGGTTGTTTAATATGATAAGTACACTCATATGCTTGGCACTTTCTATCTGGCATCGCTATAACATCTAAGCCGTTGATATGATGATTAAAACGTCTAAGAAGTTGAAGCCTGTTTgaagattataaaaataaaagtatACTAATTTTGGGAAACACAGAGGGAATATTAAAAGGTATAACGACTCACTGGGATCAACCTCCTGTCTTAAAGTTGTGCTAGACTTAATTGTGTCTTGGCCTGAACCTTTAATGTCATCAAGGCCAATCTCTCGTTCAAGTGTGCTCTTGAAGTCCCTTGAAACTTCCTTCAAGCAAAagacaagagcaccatgagaatcAAAACCTGCTTcagaaataaaagaaacaaagaaacTCAGACAAATGTCAATAAGGACCTACCTGAAGTTCTCTGATAGTAGGTTGAAATTCACGCAAAGTTTTCCCAAGGTTACGAGCAACCTGACATACAGAAAGCCTCATTATGTAAGATGAAAAATCAAAGTTTAGGTTCTCATTAGACATTAGAGTTGAAGTGAGACATGCTAAATTCTCCTATTGCAGAAAAACAACTGGTAGTATGGTCAAGGTTACATTTAGATTGGTGTACTTGAACCAGAGGGAAGGATTTGAAGTTCACAACTTCAGAATCCCGAAATTTTAGCTGCAGAACCAAATGCATAATTAGAATGTGATTTTGCAGCAAAAATTGGACCAACAAAAGAGAAAGCTAAGCCATTCTCCAGCATTACCACAAAGAACTCCACCTCATCTAGGTGTAACCAAAAAATGACTATAGCATCACgcccaatcctaagggaaaattgCTTAGCAATTGATTATAATAGCACAAGACCTCATCATGAAATGTTCAATTTACCTCTCGTGACTGAGATAGTACATTTTCCTAATTTTCCCATAACTTACATTAGTTCTTTTTACACCCGCAGAAGTCCCAACTCATCCCATTAAGCCGCTGGCATATCTCTTCATTGTGTAGCTATCACGGTCCCCAAATGGGCTAACGCTGcctaaaacctttgtacactcaAGATCTTAGGTGCATCCACCACTGCAAGTGTTCAATTACCCGTCTTATTCTACATGCTAGACCACACCCCTCCTAAACTTAAGCACATGAAAGATCATTTGGCTAATATCCGAGGCACATAAAGAAGAATTTTATAGGCAATTAACAGTTCTAGAGAATGCATAGACTACCAAGGAAGGTTCTTCCCCTACCTCCAGAACTAATGGACTTCCAACCCTCTAGTTTAGGATGATCTAGTTTACCTCCTCTTACATTAATTCAGCTGGCAACTCCACATCTACCCAAGgattaaaacaaaacaaaaaagaacTATCTTTCTACTTAAGTACAGGGTCTATAAGAAAAATACAGGTAACTTAAGACTTTTGCATATCCTCAAATGGAGTAAAGAACAGAAAAGGTCCTCAATATTGTATGGGGGGAGAAGGGAACAGACCTCGGCAAGACCTTTTGGGCCAAACACAAGCAAGGCCACAACCCCAATTACTAGTGCCTCAGGTGCACCAACACCAAACAGAGATGCATATACTCCTTTCCCTTTGTGTTTTCTACTTCTTCCTGTAAACACAATCACTTCAAGAATCACACACACGGGTATAAAAAAAAAGGGAACTACTTTGAGCAGAAAGAATCAAGAACATAATAAGAAAAGTCCCAATGGCATTGACTAACATTTAAAGCAGCTGAATTAGCAAAGAACCATACCAATTTGTACTGAATATTGAGATTTTGAAATGGAGAGTTGCTTCAGTCCATTCCAAGAAGAGAAAGGGGTGAGACCCGAGTAAGGAATCCACTTCAACAACTGAACTTTGGGAGCTGAAATGGAAGAATTTGAAAGGGCAGAGAAAGAGAGTCTTTTACTAGTGAATGATGatagtgaagaagaagaagaagcagtaGGAGCAGAGATTGCAGAAGCCATGAGGGTCATTGAATCAATACTCAGCTACTACAGTCATTCATGTCCTTTCTTCTCTACTAGCGTTGGATATATGGTCCTAAAATGCGACAAAATATAAATGGACTGAGATTTTTAATTTGGGCCACAAGGCCCGATTTCGTTTGTGCTACTTCTTCCTtcattttgtgtagaaatggcgTGAGATAGCTACTTTTTAATATGATATTTAGTTTTATCTAATATTTTTAATGCTGAACAAAAATAGTCACTggtctattaaaattaatacgaaaaggTATTTTTACCATTTATTCATGAGtgctgtataaatattaaggatatgatgtccttaacatttacactgcacacataaagttaaggaagccatgtccttaacatttacactgcacatatgaagttaaggacatgatttTCTAAAGTTTAATAACGtaaggtgcaaatacatgacactttatccttaatatttatacaacatttatgaagttaaggacaccatgtccttaatatttatacaacactcataaagttaaggacattatgtccttaagaTTTACACTGCACACGTGAAGTaaagacaccatgtccttaacatttacactgcacatatgaagttaaggacatgaggtcctaaagtttaacaacagaaggtgtaaatacaagttaaggatatTATGTCTGTAACATTTACACAACACACAAGAAGTTAAGGAcgtcatgtccttaacatttgcAGTGTACATATGAAAAAGACATGATATTCTAAAGTTTAATAATGGAATGTGCAAATATAGGATACTTTATCCTTagtatttacacaacattcatgaagttaaggacaccatatccttaatatttatacagcaCACATGTCTAGCACATGGGTATTTTTGTCCGGGCgaataaaaatttattaagcactggctaaagagtaaatatattttaaacaatgGCTAAAGAGTAATgacatctctaattagtggctaactGTGTACTTCCCCCTCATTTTGTCAGACGCAGAGCTTCTTTTGAACAGTGGCTAAAGAGTAATGACAAtgaagaattaactcaaatagcAGCCCACCTAAtatcttaaattaaaaatagccaacgatatataatatatgtataatttatatatactgactagaaaaaataaatattgaatcTGGCTGGCTATTTGTATAACAATCCTGACAATCCTAGATTTTCGTCAATGCCCAATAAGTAGCCTTGTTTGACAAAAAGCCCATAAATATTTGGGGCCCGGCAAAATATACTCATCATGGACAAAAATTATTTGTGACTTAaatggaaagaaaatctaatacTCCTACGTAGTATAATTTAATCTCATTTCCCTTTCCCAATGGGAGCACAGTAGCCGGATCGACCAACAAATGACTGGTTGGAGAGATATGCTCATAATCATTATCCTTGAGTTAACAAATAATAGGTTAAATAGATTTGTTCATTCGACTAATCAGTAAATCCCGAGCCTATTTAATATGAATGACTATAAAATAGGAGATTGATCGAAAAGCACAAACAAAACTAAAATATTCTATACAAATAGTAGTGCACCAATTAGTTTATGTGCACATTAATTAATTCACTGCATATACTGTCCATATAAATACTAGATAATGTTTTTCAACAAATTTAGGTAGATAGAAGAAAATCATTTACTCTCTAGTTAAAATTGAATCTCAATTTTTTAGTTCTTTTCCTCTTTATAGAACCCTCGTCACCATCCCAAGTTGGCAAAGTTTCTACAACCCACCTACATGGATAATTATTGGTATCAACGCATGTGACACCAACTCTAAAATAACATATGCAAAATGAGACTGACAACGGATTGATATTTGGGACAATTATACCTCTTTAGCCATTGGGGAAAACTCAATAAATGTGATAGTATTTTTGGACTTTAACTCAAATTAATCATATTTCTTTTATATGAAACACTAATAGTTCATATTCTTTAATAAAGTGATATACTTTTAGTCACCATGTTTGATATAGAAAAGGATATTTTCCTAAAAAATGAGTggttatcattttttttttttttgtttggttaGTGAGTGAACGTTTTTcgaaaaaaaaattctagtgtttgtttagagagtaaaaaatatttttttaaattttttttatgctACTTTTCTTACCCCTCCCCTCTCAAATCTCCATGTTTCTCGTGCTCCCCTatcccctcccctcccctcccccaaTCCTAATTACCCAACGTTTTCAAAACTCTATttttttcaagaatttaattattcttttaaaaatttacacAAACCCAAAGGgactaatgtgttgctttactttttCTCGCAAAACAACGTTGAAATCTGTTTTACAcatctaaaaataaaatacttttttttagttgaaaaagaaagtactctttctacaacatgaaaaaagtactcattttgttaaaatgaaagaaaatactttttctatatcatgaaaagaaaatattttttgctacatcattttgttgaaataaaagaaaatactttttctacatcataaaaagaagaagaattaacccaaatagccgcctACCTaactgcttaaactaaaaatagccggtggaggtataatatatgtattatatgtgtataattatatataataaatataaacAATGAAGAAAAATTTGAAGAAAAGGGCGTGGGAGGTTGAAgaaaagttttggaaaatatttttccttctcttgacagggaaaacattttcctccaattgtaggaaaatgagttcatgagaaaaatatttttcaaaatatttaaaccaaccaaacatgagaaaattaaaaaatattttccggaaaatatttttttttcatatcaAACATGGAGACTAAAAGTGTACCACTTTATTAAAGAATGTGGACTGTTAGTGCTCCATGTGAAAGAAATAGGACTAGTTTGAGTTAAAGTCCAAAGATACTGGACTATTTTGGGTCTTTTCTCTACTATATGTGTTAAATCGCCCATCTGATTAATCAAATTAAAATATGCAactgttataaaatataactcaaattaataatatggaacaaggaaaaacaagcaacgagatatatatagaaagagaaaagagattcttatttcttttttaattgtgtgtatttttctatctattacaaggcctttatataagcatgaaaagtgaagaaaatatgtcattaaacatagaaaaaatatcattgaatatgtcattaagcatttgagatgacgatcatggaggaagagtagacatccaccataatttgatatttcttataacactctCCTTTGGATGTCCATatataatgtgcctcgttaaaactttattaggaaaaaatcctattaaaaaaaatcagtgaaggaaaaagagtacacatgtttagaaatacgccttttggttgcctcgttaaaaaccttacaagaaaaacccagtgggacaaaatcttgtaagggaaaaagagtacatcgtgtattaactccccctgatgaaagcatcaattcacatccttgagccttcacatcccaatcttgtatactagtttcttgaaggttgacgtcgatagagatttagtgaacaaatcagccatattatcacttgaacggatctgttgcacactgatatcaccattcttttgaagatcatgtgtgaaaaataattttggtaaaatgtgctttgttctatctACTTTTGTGAATCCTCCATTCAATtgagctatgcatgctgcattgtcttcatacaaaattgtgggtagtttatcacacttcaaactatatttgtctcgaataatgTGTATTACAGACCTCAACCAtatacattctcgacttgcttcatgaatagcaattatctcagcatgattaaatgaagtagccacgattgattgcttagtcgatcgccaagatattatagttcctccacatgtaaacacataacctgtttgagatcgagccttgtgtgggtcagataaatacccagcatcagccaacaagatcgggactgcaatcattgccataaaataaacccatatcgGTAGTCCTTTTTAGAtgccgcaatatgtgtttgattccattccaatgtctccttgtaggagcagagctatatcttgctaagacattaactgaaaaggttatgtcagaccttgtagtgttagcaagaagcattagtgcaccaattgcactaagatatggtacttcaggaccaagaagctcttcattcttttcttgaggtcggaacgggtccttattcatatcaagtgatcgaacaaccattggagtacttaatggatgtgctccatccatgtaaaaccgtttcaataccttttctatgtaggtaGATTGATGAACGAAAATctcgtttgccaaatgttcaatttgcaaaccgagacataattttgtctttccgagatctttcatctcaaattccttctttaaataatcaattgccttttggagttctgtaggagttccaataaggttcatgtcatcaacatatacggcaagtacaacaaattccgatgttgttttctttataaaaacacatggacaaatgacattatttatataaccttcctttcataaatattcactaaggtggttataccacattcttcctgattgctttagaccatacaaagatctttacaatttgattgaaaatatttccctGGACTTTGAATTATATTCGTCAGGCAATTTAAATCCCTCgagaattttcatgtatatctcattatcaagtgagccgtaaaggtaggctgttaccacatccattaaatgcatgtcaagcttttaATGGACAACAAAAATAATGAGATAACGGaacgttatagcatccataacagaAGAATACGTATCTTCATAATCGACGCCATGCCTTTGTGAAAATctttgtgcaacaaggcgtgccttatatctttgtacctcatttttctcattccttttacgtaAAAAGACCCATTTATAGACAACATgtttaacaccattaggtgtttggactacagacccaaaaactttacatttcgcaagtgaatccaactcagattggattgcttcttgccattttgcccaatcacgtctttgtcgacattctccaacagattaaggttcaagatcctcattatcttgcataatactagatgcaacattgtatgcaaagacataatccaccactatatttaatcgattcaaatttgtctcaatatcgattggatttattgatagttccttattttcttgagtctcaggctTATCGATATCCTCATGAATCTCAAGATTGGTTAAATCACgggtttctttatgagactctttcgtagtgtcatcttgatcatttatttttctttttctaggatttcgatccttagaacccaatggtctgccacgctttaggcgtgcttttgactcattagctatgacactagaagattgtccaacagggacatcaatacggattggaacattctctgcagggatatgtgatttcgttatccttttcagatccgtaaatgcatctggcatttgatttgttaTTTTCtacaaatggataatcttttgcacctcttttttacaaatagaggcacgtggatcaagatgagacaatgataGATTTTCCACGAAATTTCCCAtttgatttcaccaatttctcccctaattttgggaaaaatgcctcatcgaatcaaaaatctgcaaatcgagcagtgaacaGATCTCACGTTAATATTTCGAGATAGCGAATAatggagggtgattcaaacccaacatatattcctaaccttctttgtggacccatcttggtgcgatatggcggtgctacaggcacatatacagcgcatccaaaaattcttagatgggatatattaggttcatgacccaaaactaattgcgACGGGGAATATTTTTGATAATTTGTCGGCCTGAGACGAGTTAGCATTGCTacatgcaaaatggcatgaccccaaatagaattgggtaatttcgttttcatgagtaacggttttgctatcaattgcagaaatttaatcaaagactctgcaaggccattttgagtgtgaacatgagctacaagatgttccacttttatcccaattgataagcaataatcattaaatgcttgggatgaaaactcaacaatattatcaagtcgaatagacttaattggattatcgaaaaactgtgcccgtaatcgaattatttgtgccattaattttgcaaacgTCAGGTTGCGAGATGAAAATAGGCACATATGAGACCAtatagaagatgcatctattaagaccataaaatatctaaatggCCCACTAGATGGATGAATAGGACCACACatatccccttgtatacgttccaaaaaacgcaggggactcaatcccaacctttaTTGGTGATAGTATAATAAtcaacttgccttgataacaagaagtgcaagaaaattcattatttaaaagaatatttaaattccttaatggatgcccatttgagttttctataattcgtctcatcataattgatctgagatgtcccaatcgatcatgccaaagtacaaaagtattgaaATTAGTAACattttggtttacgatagaatgtgcctcaattgtactaattcttgtccaatacaggccacaagataaagatgggaacttctcaataacccttttctgACCAGATACATTCTTGGTAATGATGAGATATTCGatattattctcatctattgtctcaatatgaaatctatttcgacggatatctttaaaactcaacaagttcctcttggacttggaggagaatattgcattctctatgataagtattgttcccttaggcagagttatagtagctcttccagagccttcaattaattttatactaccatatattcatcaacatctatatggtgaatatctcttttaaagagaaaattataCCATTATGGTCGTGGTCAAAATTAGATGTAAGATCTGTTTCTTGCATTATTGTTGTcctttaataatcacattgccaaaatattttggcgtacaataggtacgtgaccaatgaccattcatgccataataataacattattttcttatttcatttcAAACCCCCTTCTCgaggtgagtgtggtatatttACTACTactagcacgttcatattcttccaagaatgaatatgtattcataatgattatcacattattttcacattcactttagGAATAGAACATAATAATCTATGtgtgctttacaaaatctcatgcCATATCAATGGCAAACATCACTTTCACaaagtgaaggattattttgagagccATTATTGTTCTCATTACTTATAATTTCGTCAATTACCACGTCCACATCCAATCATACCTCCACGGTAACATCATGTCTTATTTTAGACTTATGGGACGGGTTTCCACTATTGGTGGCCATTGAATTTAATTTGCACATGTGAACTTTCATTAACTGAACTCAATCAAATAAACAATATCAAGCAAATATAGAAAAACACATAATCAATTAAAATCTACGTGTCCTTTGTGATAATTACCCCACTTTAAGATGGAAGAGATATGTgataaaatagaaaagaaaaatatgtgCTCTCTCAAAAGTCTTCACTTCGTGTTTCTTAATATTAACACATAGTAACATAATACTTgttatagaaaaaatatttatcGTTCTTTACACCAAAAATCCTTATATGATTTGATgaactttcaagaaaaacttTTTCGTAAAGAAAGTTTGTTCATGTATGGAAACATAAATAGCAAAGTGTAAAGAACCTTGAAAACTAATTAGAAAAGGCTAACCGTGATGGCCGAATATATGCTGGCGTTGTACACCTTATACCGTCATTGTTCTTACCATATTATTAACATTAAATGACGCTATCGGCACTGGCCGCATCATAACAACTTAGTTGGCTACAACTTCGTGctaataacgtgttataaaatataactcaaagtaacaatatggaagaaggaaaaacaagctacgagatatattgtcacgacccaaaatccaactagtcgtgatgacacctaacccaacccgctaggtaagctaactttcaattatccaactcCAATAGCAATTATTAAgacaatttaagtaaataaagatatTAATCTTAAACAttccccaagttgtgtgaaaaaattcctctccaaaatcgcccaaatcgagctccaaaatcgaaaaatgggtaaaaatcacgaaaccccgaatttaagCTTCTGTcccagcgattttcgcatctgcggacaaggagtcgcacctgcgaccctcgcttctgtggacaaaaatgcgcgcctgcggaaacAGCCGGCCTTCTCAAATCTCGCatctacgggctcgcagatgcgcataccccttcgcacatgcggcctcgcagatgcggcaattTCTTCGCACATGCGAGCATTGCCCAGTTCCAATCTTGGCCGCTTCTATGACTGGTTGCGCGCACGtgtggcttcgcacctgcgatcaaaagattcgcaggtgcaatcacaccagtaggcagtagttccagcatttccttaagtccgaatttgatccgttaaccatctgaaactcacccgaggcccccgggacctcaaccaaatataccaacaagacccataacataatacggacctactcaaggtctcaaaacacacataacaacattgaaatgacgaatcacacctcaattctaaatcattgaact
Encoded proteins:
- the LOC104112230 gene encoding sec-independent protein translocase protein TATB, chloroplastic isoform X4 gives rise to the protein MTLMASAISAPTASSSSSLSSFTSKRLSFSALSNSSISAPKVQLLKWIPYSGLTPFSSWNGLKQLSISKSQYSVQIVIVFTGRSRKHKGKGVYASLFGVGAPEALVIGVVALLVFGPKGLAEVARNLGKTLREFQPTIRELQEVSRDFKSTLEREIGLDDIKGSGQDTIKSSTTLRQEVDPNGSPSPSIASSSEEDMERLLRIAEAEKQAEKDLASLLESQSESRTVSQDNTSSSDRAYSTEEYLKITEEQLNATPQLQNETSIPEQSPINAQSLSQDNSSSSDGAYSSEEVSKITELQLSSPQQSPSNVQSQSQETLKEAASPIPSSQKPESET
- the LOC104112230 gene encoding sec-independent protein translocase protein TATB, chloroplastic isoform X1, which produces MTLMASAISAPTASSSSSLSSFTSKRLSFSALSNSSISAPKVQLLKWIPYSGLTPFSSWNGLKQLSISKSQYSVQIVIVFTGRSRKHKGKGVYASLFGVGAPEALVIGVVALLVFGPKGLAEVARNLGKTLREFQPTIRELQEVSRDFKSTLEREIGLDDIKGSGQDTIKSSTTLRQEVDPNGSPSPSIASSSEEDMERLLRIAEAEKQAEKDLASLLESQSESRTVSQVADNTSSSDRAYSTEEYLKITEEQLNATPQLQNETSIPEQSPINAQSLSQADNSSSSDGAYSSEEVSKITELQLSSPQQSPSNVQSQSQETLKEAASPIPSSQKPESET
- the LOC104112230 gene encoding sec-independent protein translocase protein TATB, chloroplastic isoform X10, giving the protein MTLMASAISAPTASSSSSLSSFTSKRLSFSALSNSSISAPKVQLLKWIPYSGLTPFSSWNGLKQLSISKSQYSVQIVIVFTGRSRKHKGKGVYASLFGVGAPEALVIGVVALLVFGPKGLAEVARNLGKTLREFQPTIRELQEVSRDFKSTLEREIGLDDIKGSGQDTIKSSTTLRQEVDPNGSPSPSIASSSEEDMERLLRIAEAEKQAEKDLASLLESQSESRTVSQDNTSSSDRAYSTEEYLKITEEQLNATPQLQNETSIPEQSPINAQSLSQDGAYSSEEVSKITELQLSSPQQSPSNVQSQSQETLKEAASPIPSSQKPESET
- the LOC104112230 gene encoding sec-independent protein translocase protein TATB, chloroplastic isoform X3 encodes the protein MTLMASAISAPTASSSSSLSSFTSKRLSFSALSNSSISAPKVQLLKWIPYSGLTPFSSWNGLKQLSISKSQYSVQIVIVFTGRSRKHKGKGVYASLFGVGAPEALVIGVVALLVFGPKGLAEVARNLGKTLREFQPTIRELQEVSRDFKSTLEREIGLDDIKGSGQDTIKSSTTLRQEVDPNGSPSPSIASSSEEDMERLLRIAEAEKQAEKDLASLLESQSESRTVSQDNTSSSDRAYSTEEYLKITEEQLNATPQLQNETSIPEQSPINAQSLSQADNSSSSDGAYSSEEVSKITELQLSSPQQSPSNVQSQSQETLKEAASPIPSSQKPESET
- the LOC104112230 gene encoding sec-independent protein translocase protein TATB, chloroplastic isoform X11; the encoded protein is MTLMASAISAPTASSSSSLSSFTSKRLSFSALSNSSISAPKVQLLKWIPYSGLTPFSSWNGLKQLSISKSQYSVQIGRSRKHKGKGVYASLFGVGAPEALVIGVVALLVFGPKGLAEVARNLGKTLREFQPTIRELQEVSRDFKSTLEREIGLDDIKGSGQDTIKSSTTLRQEVDPNGSPSPSIASSSEEDMERLLRIAEAEKQAEKDLASLLESQSESRTVSQVADNTSSSDRAYSTEEYLKITEEQLNATPQLQNETSIPEQSPINAQSLSQDGAYSSEEVSKITELQLSSPQQSPSNVQSQSQETLKEAASPIPSSQKPESET